The following coding sequences lie in one Treponema primitia ZAS-1 genomic window:
- a CDS encoding amidohydrolase family protein yields the protein MVDAAGGYLTPGFIDVHSHTDNHLVCAEKLLAQGITTVLSGNCGISPVDFSRFFAEFEETGFPIHQAEQVGHSSLRAAAGQDNVYAPSSRDQLIIMKELAKKAFAEGAYGLSFGLEYVPGSPPEEVLELAQLAADAQRLISIHTRLTKLNDVDSLREALEIAPRTGARVIISHLVYMFTGDGLKRAIELINTYRQRGADVWADSGVYTAFATGAGTPVFDEKVFFEWGMSFDRLRAGTGKYAGQFLDLEKYREIRRDSPGDSLIYDAGTPDDIFTAYSLDDVMVSTDSGENPPGQGHPQSAATFPRFLRVLVKERGQLSLLEALRRCTLIPARALGLAQKGRLAEGADADLVVLDWERLREAADFPGFGNPDAPPQGVKLVFVGGKLVIKDEQRLSGVYAGKSLHVK from the coding sequence GTGGTGGACGCCGCCGGGGGTTACCTGACGCCGGGTTTTATTGATGTACATTCCCATACGGACAACCATCTGGTCTGCGCAGAAAAGCTGCTGGCCCAGGGGATCACCACGGTTCTCAGCGGGAACTGCGGTATCAGTCCCGTGGATTTCTCCCGCTTCTTCGCCGAATTTGAGGAAACGGGATTTCCCATACATCAGGCGGAACAGGTGGGCCATTCCAGCCTGCGGGCGGCGGCGGGTCAGGATAATGTGTATGCCCCCTCTTCCCGGGATCAGCTCATTATAATGAAGGAACTGGCGAAGAAGGCCTTTGCCGAAGGCGCCTATGGGCTCTCCTTTGGTCTGGAATACGTACCCGGTTCTCCGCCGGAGGAGGTTTTGGAACTGGCCCAACTAGCGGCGGATGCCCAACGGCTCATTTCCATTCATACCCGCCTGACGAAGCTGAACGATGTCGATTCCCTGCGGGAAGCGTTGGAAATTGCCCCCCGGACCGGCGCCCGGGTTATAATATCCCATCTTGTATATATGTTTACCGGAGACGGTTTGAAGCGGGCCATAGAACTTATTAATACCTACCGTCAACGGGGCGCCGATGTATGGGCGGACAGCGGTGTGTATACCGCCTTTGCTACCGGGGCCGGTACGCCGGTCTTTGACGAGAAAGTTTTCTTTGAATGGGGAATGTCCTTTGATCGGCTGCGGGCCGGAACGGGTAAGTATGCCGGGCAATTCCTGGACCTGGAAAAATACCGGGAAATACGCCGGGATTCCCCGGGGGATAGTTTGATCTACGATGCCGGTACGCCGGATGATATTTTTACCGCCTATTCCCTGGATGACGTGATGGTTTCCACCGATTCAGGGGAGAATCCTCCCGGTCAGGGCCATCCCCAGAGCGCTGCCACCTTCCCCCGTTTTCTTCGGGTCCTGGTAAAGGAACGGGGGCAGTTATCGCTCCTGGAAGCCCTGCGGCGTTGTACCTTGATACCCGCCCGGGCTCTGGGTCTAGCCCAAAAGGGCCGTCTTGCGGAGGGCGCTGATGCGGACCTGGTAGTACTGGATTGGGAACGGCTCCGGGAGGCCGCGGACTTTCCCGGTTTCGGTAATCCCGATGCGCCGCCCCAGGGGGTAAAACTGGTCTTTGTGGGAGGTAAGCTGGTCATCAAGGATGAGCAGCGGCTTTCCGGCGTTTATGCCGGTAAAAGCCTGCATGTCAAATAG
- a CDS encoding SpoIIE family protein phosphatase, which produces MKRIAILLFFLSCAASLSALSEFFWEQPDFFIPQEADFPVSAFNNGLSILAWQENHPGPVEGGGDGQITISLAVKRTGNPWRMYPAVGGPYTYSGAEPAILSAAVDFRGRIILAAAASASETEILISGDRGESFRRVRLNNGAEGSVAPRIYARVGGGYLLFVTRGIAQSLSIFYARSDDGITWTPFEPFVMDTAMQLNFLPTHAGLNGTDYVVFQSFVGSVDVAPTFQLYLKTSTDGGNTWTAARRITGFRDPYSNSDASPERFDNQRPYLSVQDNRLFLVWERHYSSANPQIYGASLDSAGNIINPERINSENAYCNNPITFYFRGETTVVWFDSRRGGNRVFLAQRWGTNWENYDLSGATGEASFARPVVDGNDLLVFWQTRVRGQNRIYSLAPDTTTASPRLAAENFVPSRRTRAERVRLSWNVPPDPSGIRGFSYSWSKSPEDVPPRELLVYVGTTGRELIADEDGSWYFSVTAQDYAGNWSAPSTIEYIRDTTPPPAANVIQPSLDEEGFLSSNSFSVQWNPPPASDVAGYTWTMEYMAPLGGFTQGESTPMDDETFAAAAEELFSLRPVPAPTPRIMGADTAVSFSNEDNGVWRFSVFAIDEVGNIGPASSAYFRMNKYIPHTFITMVDAGQDEQGILSVRIVGRGFLDGGAVERIFLDQDGRPPYDREYFLDRGDFRINSDREITGLRIDDIDEGSFLIGVEHPLRGIALGNRLISVDEMGTAKFGDFSQTWEPSWNVRAERRYRFDIIIWIIIGIVLLCGIGMVASIRGIASVLADTAAIKLETVALITGDLMPLEKKKRLKKINKRGVGLRIKLAGFTIALVLLVVGMVSGPLYALMTRTQEETLLQGLWDRSAVLMEGLASSARAYLPSRSSAVLELSYLPAQASALPEARYVTITGFGATSTLFTDHIWATNDPDILTKIDTADLEPGISRLEDLLSPRIEELADELNNQARREVGDLAASIASLNQEGVSLALRTDQESIQRLESIQETTPGLEKQLTERLTDIAREIRSEPAFSTLRVDKKAGTSFIFYKPVMFRQGSEDVYLRGLIRLEVSIDSIIAQIAQGQRSLLRVLLIVALTAIIIGAVGALALSALIIRPIKRLVFHVERIRDTEDKAKLEGVEIDIKTRDEIAVLGNTINDMTHGLVKAAKASEDLTIGKEVQKKFIPLEIDREGNKLSSGFKDTKNAQFFGYYEGAKGVSGDYFDYQDLDGRYFAIIKCDVAGKGIPAALIMIQVATMFLNYFKTWKPTQKGMHIEEVVYQINDFIETLGFKGRFAAFTLALFDSETGIIRFCNAGDNIVHLYDSSEKRMKTLTLPQSPATGVLPNFMVESKGGYQVQTLTIDKGDMLLLYTDGIEEAKRKFRDSAFKEILCTGAPEDGGNARIDTPHANHVVGQADEEMGADRVEAIINAVMNRQVYTLYKYHNPEGERELHFDFTTCHGAVEETIMAMVSVEKMFRLYRDPRAGEDSRVLVDKKIDSFLKLHFRQYREYCSQTRENPGNEAYMYYTQVKEDEQYDDLTIIGIQRK; this is translated from the coding sequence ATGAAACGTATAGCAATACTGCTTTTTTTTCTTAGCTGCGCCGCTTCTCTTTCTGCGCTTTCCGAATTTTTCTGGGAACAGCCGGATTTCTTTATTCCCCAGGAGGCGGATTTTCCCGTATCGGCCTTTAACAACGGTCTTTCCATTTTAGCTTGGCAGGAAAATCACCCCGGTCCTGTTGAAGGGGGCGGGGACGGGCAAATCACCATCTCCCTGGCGGTTAAGCGGACCGGAAACCCCTGGCGTATGTACCCCGCTGTGGGCGGTCCCTATACCTATTCCGGCGCCGAGCCCGCCATACTCAGCGCTGCGGTGGATTTCCGGGGCCGGATAATCCTGGCCGCCGCTGCCTCCGCCTCGGAGACGGAAATCCTCATCTCAGGAGATCGGGGAGAAAGCTTCAGAAGGGTCCGGCTCAACAACGGCGCCGAAGGTTCCGTGGCCCCCCGGATTTATGCCAGGGTCGGCGGGGGGTATCTCCTCTTTGTAACCCGGGGCATCGCCCAGTCGCTTTCTATTTTTTACGCCCGTTCCGATGATGGTATCACCTGGACCCCCTTTGAGCCCTTTGTGATGGATACCGCCATGCAGCTGAATTTTCTCCCCACCCATGCGGGTCTAAACGGGACCGATTATGTGGTTTTTCAATCCTTTGTGGGCAGCGTCGATGTTGCCCCCACCTTTCAGCTCTACCTTAAAACCAGTACCGATGGCGGCAACACCTGGACCGCCGCCCGGCGGATTACCGGTTTCCGGGATCCCTATTCGAACAGCGATGCTAGTCCGGAACGTTTTGATAACCAGCGCCCCTACCTTTCGGTCCAGGACAATCGGCTCTTTCTGGTATGGGAACGGCATTACAGTTCCGCTAACCCGCAGATTTACGGCGCATCCCTGGACAGCGCGGGGAATATCATCAACCCTGAACGGATAAACAGCGAAAATGCCTATTGCAATAACCCTATAACGTTTTATTTCCGGGGCGAAACCACGGTGGTGTGGTTCGACAGCCGCCGCGGCGGGAACCGGGTGTTCCTGGCCCAGCGCTGGGGAACAAACTGGGAGAACTACGACCTTTCCGGCGCCACCGGGGAAGCCTCCTTCGCCCGTCCGGTGGTGGACGGCAACGATCTGCTGGTATTCTGGCAGACCCGGGTCCGGGGGCAAAACCGTATCTACTCCCTGGCCCCGGATACTACGACCGCATCCCCCCGGCTTGCGGCGGAAAATTTTGTTCCTTCCCGGCGTACCAGGGCTGAACGGGTCCGCCTTTCCTGGAATGTTCCCCCGGATCCTTCGGGGATCCGGGGCTTTTCCTACAGCTGGAGCAAATCCCCCGAGGATGTCCCCCCCAGGGAGCTGCTCGTCTATGTGGGAACCACCGGGCGGGAACTCATCGCCGACGAGGATGGGAGCTGGTATTTTTCCGTCACCGCCCAGGATTACGCGGGTAACTGGTCCGCCCCTTCGACGATTGAGTATATCCGGGATACTACCCCCCCGCCGGCGGCCAATGTCATCCAGCCGTCCCTTGACGAAGAGGGCTTCCTCAGCTCCAACAGTTTTTCTGTTCAGTGGAACCCGCCCCCGGCCTCGGATGTGGCAGGCTATACCTGGACCATGGAGTACATGGCTCCCCTGGGTGGATTCACCCAGGGTGAATCCACCCCGATGGATGACGAAACCTTTGCTGCGGCCGCAGAAGAACTATTCAGCCTGCGGCCCGTTCCGGCGCCCACCCCGCGGATCATGGGGGCGGATACTGCCGTCTCTTTTTCAAACGAAGATAACGGGGTATGGCGCTTTTCGGTGTTCGCCATCGACGAAGTCGGTAATATCGGCCCCGCCTCCAGCGCCTATTTCCGGATGAACAAATACATCCCCCACACCTTTATTACCATGGTGGACGCCGGTCAGGATGAACAGGGTATACTTTCGGTTCGCATTGTCGGCAGGGGTTTCCTTGACGGCGGCGCCGTAGAGCGGATTTTCCTGGACCAGGACGGCCGGCCTCCCTATGACCGGGAATATTTCCTGGATCGCGGCGATTTCAGGATAAACTCGGACCGGGAAATCACCGGCCTGCGGATCGATGATATTGACGAAGGCAGCTTCCTGATCGGTGTGGAGCATCCCCTGCGGGGAATCGCCCTGGGGAACCGGTTGATTTCTGTGGACGAAATGGGAACCGCTAAGTTTGGTGATTTCTCCCAAACCTGGGAGCCTTCCTGGAACGTGCGGGCGGAAAGGCGTTACCGGTTCGATATAATTATCTGGATCATCATTGGAATAGTATTACTGTGCGGAATTGGAATGGTAGCTTCCATACGGGGCATTGCCTCGGTCTTGGCGGATACTGCGGCGATAAAACTTGAAACGGTTGCGCTCATTACAGGAGATCTTATGCCCTTGGAAAAGAAAAAACGGCTGAAAAAAATCAATAAACGCGGAGTGGGTTTGCGGATTAAACTTGCGGGTTTTACCATTGCCCTGGTACTCCTGGTGGTGGGCATGGTCTCGGGCCCCCTGTACGCCCTCATGACCCGCACCCAGGAAGAGACCCTGCTCCAGGGCCTTTGGGACCGTTCCGCCGTGTTAATGGAAGGCCTTGCCTCCAGCGCCCGGGCGTATCTGCCCTCCCGGAGCAGCGCGGTCCTGGAGTTAAGCTACCTCCCCGCCCAGGCATCCGCCCTCCCGGAAGCCCGGTACGTAACCATCACCGGTTTCGGCGCCACCTCCACCCTCTTTACGGATCATATCTGGGCAACCAACGACCCGGACATCCTCACCAAGATCGATACGGCGGATCTTGAGCCCGGGATCTCCCGCCTGGAGGATCTCTTAAGTCCGCGGATTGAGGAACTTGCCGATGAGCTGAACAACCAGGCCCGCAGGGAGGTGGGGGATTTGGCCGCCAGTATTGCCAGCCTGAACCAGGAAGGGGTTTCCCTAGCCCTGCGTACCGACCAGGAAAGTATCCAGCGCCTGGAGAGCATTCAGGAAACTACCCCGGGCCTGGAAAAACAGCTCACCGAACGGCTCACCGACATAGCCCGGGAGATCCGCTCCGAACCGGCCTTCTCTACCCTGCGGGTGGATAAAAAGGCGGGTACCTCCTTTATCTTCTATAAGCCGGTCATGTTCCGCCAGGGCTCGGAGGATGTGTACCTCCGGGGCCTTATCCGGCTGGAAGTGTCCATCGATTCCATCATCGCCCAGATTGCCCAGGGGCAGCGTTCCCTCCTCCGGGTCCTGCTGATAGTCGCCCTGACGGCCATCATCATCGGCGCGGTGGGCGCCCTGGCCCTTTCCGCCCTGATCATCAGGCCCATAAAAAGACTGGTATTCCATGTGGAACGCATCCGGGATACGGAGGACAAAGCCAAGCTTGAGGGCGTTGAAATTGATATCAAGACCCGGGACGAGATTGCCGTACTGGGGAACACCATCAACGACATGACCCACGGTCTGGTCAAAGCCGCCAAGGCTTCGGAGGATCTCACCATCGGTAAGGAGGTGCAGAAGAAATTCATCCCCCTGGAAATTGACCGGGAGGGGAATAAACTCAGCTCGGGGTTTAAGGACACCAAAAACGCCCAGTTTTTCGGTTACTACGAAGGGGCCAAGGGCGTGTCCGGGGATTACTTCGATTACCAGGATCTGGACGGCCGCTACTTTGCCATCATCAAATGTGATGTGGCCGGTAAGGGAATCCCCGCGGCGCTGATCATGATCCAGGTGGCCACCATGTTCCTCAACTATTTTAAGACCTGGAAGCCCACCCAAAAGGGTATGCATATCGAGGAGGTGGTCTACCAGATCAACGACTTTATTGAGACCCTGGGTTTCAAGGGCCGTTTCGCCGCCTTCACCCTGGCCCTCTTCGATTCCGAAACCGGCATCATCCGTTTCTGCAACGCCGGTGACAACATCGTTCACCTATACGATTCCTCGGAAAAAAGGATGAAAACCCTAACCCTGCCCCAGAGCCCCGCCACCGGTGTACTGCCCAATTTTATGGTAGAGTCCAAGGGCGGCTACCAGGTACAAACCCTCACCATCGACAAGGGGGATATGCTCCTGCTCTACACCGACGGTATCGAGGAAGCCAAGCGTAAGTTCCGGGACTCCGCCTTCAAGGAGATTCTCTGTACCGGCGCGCCGGAGGACGGAGGCAACGCCCGCATCGACACTCCCCACGCCAACCACGTGGTAGGTCAGGCCGATGAGGAGATGGGCGCCGACCGTGTGGAGGCCATCATCAATGCGGTGATGAACAGGCAGGTCTACACCCTCTACAAGTACCATAACCCCGAAGGCGAAAGAGAATTACACTTCGACTTCACCACCTGTCATGGCGCCGTGGAAGAAACCATCATGGCCATGGTCTCGGTAGAAAAGATGTTCCGCCTCTACCGTGACCCCCGGGCTGGTGAAGACTCCCGGGTTCTGGTGGACAAAAAGATCGACAGTTTTCTTAAACTGCATTTCCGTCAGTACCGCGAGTACTGTTCCCAAACCCGGGAAAATCCCGGTAACGAAGCGTACATGTACTACACCCAGGTTAAAGAGGATGAGCAGTACGATGATCTGACCATAATCGGTATCCAAAGGAAATGA
- a CDS encoding UPF0164 family protein, with product MKKCGTPLLSMVFLICLVNTLGAIDFSEDSYGSITDYLKDIYGIDDNAGLTAFPVLNVPLGGRAEGMAGSFSAVSDDISFLEWNPAGSSMLAKTELALFHNNWIADTKIEGAAFASRLKDFGFAAGGKWLYTPFTEYNIYGERASKGYYSEAVGVLNGSYNFLSGYYFTGISLGINLKGAFRFVPDYSDADDQENHTGSLISGSGASQSAAMAMADIGVLTRINFLKFYNSRERNLSFALTARNLGPPALDDPLPTVAVAGLSWKPLRPILLSFDYSIPMNLVNPDLSEKPYWAVGLSAQVTEFLSMRAGLLTKSGSVRVTVGSAVELKKFSIDLNYTLDLLTQFTPMNRISLGVRFNLGDQGRKAREEEAEALYIRGLSAYSRGETVEARYYWEETLKVDPRFEPASEGISLIIHSKDLMDRIDEMQSLGF from the coding sequence ATGAAAAAATGCGGAACCCCGCTGCTCAGTATGGTTTTTCTCATTTGCCTAGTAAATACCCTGGGAGCCATTGATTTTAGCGAAGATTCCTATGGTTCCATCACGGATTATCTGAAGGATATCTACGGTATTGACGACAATGCGGGACTAACTGCCTTCCCCGTGCTGAATGTCCCACTGGGGGGCAGGGCAGAGGGCATGGCCGGTTCTTTTTCCGCAGTTTCCGATGACATTTCCTTCCTCGAATGGAATCCCGCAGGGTCCTCCATGCTGGCAAAGACGGAATTGGCCCTTTTTCATAATAACTGGATCGCCGATACCAAGATTGAGGGGGCGGCCTTTGCATCCCGTCTGAAGGATTTTGGGTTTGCCGCCGGGGGTAAATGGCTTTACACCCCCTTTACGGAGTACAACATCTACGGGGAGCGGGCTTCCAAGGGCTATTATTCCGAGGCGGTGGGGGTACTCAACGGCTCCTATAACTTCCTTTCGGGGTATTACTTTACCGGTATTTCCCTGGGGATAAACCTTAAGGGGGCCTTCCGTTTTGTTCCGGACTATTCCGATGCCGATGACCAGGAAAACCACACGGGCAGCCTGATCTCCGGGTCCGGCGCTTCCCAGTCCGCTGCCATGGCCATGGCGGATATCGGCGTACTTACCCGTATCAATTTTCTGAAATTCTACAATTCCCGGGAAAGAAATCTTTCCTTTGCCCTGACAGCCCGTAATCTGGGCCCCCCGGCCTTGGACGACCCCCTGCCTACGGTGGCGGTGGCCGGCCTTTCCTGGAAACCCCTGCGGCCAATCCTGCTTTCCTTCGACTATTCCATCCCCATGAACCTGGTGAACCCCGACCTTTCGGAAAAGCCCTACTGGGCGGTGGGCTTATCCGCCCAGGTCACGGAATTCCTGTCCATGCGCGCCGGGCTCCTGACCAAATCCGGTAGTGTCCGGGTTACCGTGGGCAGCGCGGTGGAACTGAAAAAGTTTTCCATTGACCTAAACTATACCCTGGATCTCTTAACCCAATTTACTCCCATGAACCGTATCAGCCTGGGAGTACGGTTTAACCTGGGGGATCAGGGGAGAAAAGCCCGGGAAGAAGAGGCGGAGGCCCTGTACATACGGGGCTTAAGCGCCTATTCCCGGGGGGAAACCGTAGAAGCCCGGTATTATTGGGAAGAGACCCTGAAGGTCGACCCCCGGTTTGAGCCGGCCTCGGAGGGGATCTCCCTGATCATCCATTCCAAGGATCTGATGGATCGTATCGATGAAATGCAATCCCTGGGCTTCTAG